One Lachancea thermotolerans CBS 6340 chromosome F complete sequence DNA window includes the following coding sequences:
- the NNK1 gene encoding protein kinase NNK1 (weakly similar to uniprot|P36003 Saccharomyces cerevisiae YKL171W Hypothetical ORF), which produces MAHTYDLNYVTNQRRQLDGGTPVFQSQNDSSETFKKSFEGTDDNKNSLGAEPSQAGSEESEGIYFKPDLMHKENQQPRPRGALIRVYSENERSNFNESTGARLYDDLRYRPMHYDGSGSPPKSSAVDIVPKSKRRHSSSWDEDRMTASSRRCPIDVIGDMQDEYIPDLDFSTAFSRWQSDDNLHDQLLGEVQPQGLSRMHCYNDWAGYETDLSRSSSASSSSIVFRSAHAKVAPIPLPRAGLPSASPNRAAHNQMSSVFGGLSHASQLSYPRNRPVPMLNTAPGGSYRSLKRRKSGLEAESPSSPVVVTPGTTLSYASSNDVRFTNDEWKNVIAQLPDNFLSLPYSQRKRILQDKFPDINYKSMMTMLKRYYLNSGKSSSQLQDNKSRRGSLASQFLSSFTPSSTLKSNDKGNVVMGYTLGKIIGFGAWGMIRECYKNAAEDEDGDNVAVKAFKIVKFRNNTLVKEQVLKEVHMWSKLKHPNILPLIDWKLDEDYAMYCLTEKISGGTLYDLVNSWGEASQSKIALSQRRKLTAELGTQIVEALKFMHAKRIIHGDVKLENCLLEEREPGKECRWHVVLCDFGMSSEFEDSAESNRRDGGGNKTPREHAHKGQLAPLRDRPLVFRSASNLTLKSGKFHRSLKGDNMPHGNHPLGVSSFPRHYGPSLTSANISGRFPAKEKSPASESNLQALTFTATSTNGSATTDKDGVPPKLSNATNARDPHSHIGSLPYAAPELLEPTPPPLAPSADIWALGVTLYTMLLGKLLFKHDYEPRLRAMIAAAKYDTKSLDEICVTEANPPCPELLKAVKGCLIKDVAQRWELDAIEIALTQCVKTSTQLEEATVHK; this is translated from the coding sequence ATGGCCCATACTTATGACCTAAACTATGTTACGAACCAAAGACGACAGCTCGACGGCGGGACTCCCGTTTTCCAGAGTCAAAACGACTCAAGTgaaaccttcaagaagagTTTCGAGGGCACAGATGACAATAAAAACAGCCTAGGGGCAGAGCCGAGCCAAGCGGGGTCAGAGGAATCTGAAGGAATCTACTTCAAACCCGACCTAATGCATAAAGAGAACCAGCAACCTCGACCTCGAGGTGCCCTGATACGTGTGTACTCCGAGAACGAGCGATCAAATTTTAACGAATCCACAGGCGCGCGGCTATATGATGACCTGAGGTATAGACCGATGCACTACGACGGCAGCGGATCGCCACCCAAGAGCAGCGCTGTTGACATAGTTCCTaagtcaaagagaaggcATTCATCGTCATGGGATGAAGACCGTATGACGGCCTCCTCCCGGCGCTGCCCGATAGACGTTATCGGCGACATGCAGGATGAGTATATTCCTGACCTGGACTTCTCGACTGCGTTTAGCCGGTGGCAAAGCGATGACAACCTGCACGATCAACTTCTCGGCGAGGTGCAGCCGCAAGGCTTGAGCCGTATGCACTGCTACAACGACTGGGCTGGGTACGAAACGGACCTGAGCCGTTCATCGTCAGCGTCCTCTTCATCTATCGTGTTCAGATCCGCGCATGCAAAGGTTGCCCCGATACCCCTGCCGAGAGCCGGGCTGCCCTCTGCATCGCCAAATAGAGCCGCGCACAATCAAATGAGTAGCGTGTTTGGAGGCCTATCCCATGCTTCACAACTTTCCTATCCTAGAAACAGACCTGTCCCCATGCTTAATACAGCGCCAGGCGGCTCGTACAGAAGCCTGAAAAGACGGAAATCCGGGCTAGAGGCCGAATCGCCTTCTTCGCCAGTAGTGGTCACCCCTGGCACAACCCTGAGCTACGCGTCCTCGAACGATGTCCGATTCACGAACGATGAGTGGAAGAACGTTATCGCCCAGCTGCCTGACAACTTCCTGTCTCTCCCCTACAGCCAGCGTAAGAGGATCTTGCAGGACAAATTCCCAGATATTAACTATAAATCTATGATGACAATGCTGAAGAGATACTACTTAAACTCAGGCAAGAGCAGCTCTCAGCTGCAAGACAATAAATCTAGACGCGGCTCGCTTGCTTCCCAATTTCTGAGCTCGTTTACGCCATCTTCGACATTGAAATCAAACGATAAGGGCAATGTTGTAATGGGTTACACGCTTGGCAAGATAATAGGATTCGGGGCATGGGGCATGATACGAGAATGCTACAAAAATGCCGctgaggacgaagacggTGACAACGTCGCCGTGaaggctttcaaaattgtcaaATTCAGGAATAACACGTTGGTTAAGGAACAGGTCCTCAAAGAAGTGCATATGTGGTCTAAATTGAAGCATCCAAACATCTTGCCACTGATTGATTGGAAGTTGGACGAAGACTACGCAATGTATTGTCTCACCGAGAAGATCAGTGGCGGTACATTGTACGACCTTGTCAACTCGTGGGGCGAGGCTAGCCAATCCAAAATAGCTCTTTCGCAAAGACGCAAATTAACAGCCGAGCTCGGCACTCAGATTGTGGAAGCGTTGAAATTTATGCACGCAAAACGGATCATCCACGGGGAtgtcaagcttgaaaactgcTTGCTTGAAGAGCGTGAGCCTGGTAAAGAATGCAGGTGGCATGTCGTTTTGTGCGATTTTGGAATGAGCTCCGAGTTTGAAGATAGCGCTGAAAGCAACCGCCGTGATGGGGGTGGAAATAAAACTCCCCGCGAGCATGCACACAAGGGCCAGCTTGCGCCGCTTCGTGACAGACCACTTGTTTTCAGATCAGCTTCCAACTTGACCCTGAAGTCTGGCAAGTTCCACAGATCTTTGAAAGGAGATAACATGCCTCATGGAAACCATCCGCTAGGCGTAAGCTCGTTTCCGAGACACTACGGTCCATCCTTAACAAGTGCCAACATTTCGGGTCGATTTCctgccaaagaaaaaagcCCCGCTAGCGAAAGTAACCTCCAAGCTCTCACTTTCACTGCTACAAGCACAAACGGTTCCGCAACAACCGACAAAGATGGCGTACCACCAAAATTGTCCAACGCTACAAATGCACGCGATCCACACAGCCACATTGGGTCTCTTCCATATGCAGCGCccgagcttctggagccGACTCCGCCGCCATTGGCACCCTCTGCGGACATCTGGGCGCTAGGTGTGACCCTTTACACGATGTTGCTCGGTAAACTACTTTTCAAGCATGATTATGAACCTCGACTGCGGGCGATGATTGCCGCAGCCAAATACGACACCAAATCCCTTGATGAAATTTGTGTGACAGAAGCCAACCCGCCCTGTCCAGAACTATTGAAGGCAGTCAAAGGATGCCTAATCAAAGACGTGGCCCAGCGTTGGGAGCTCGATGCAATAGAGATTGCGTTAACGCAGTGCGTTAAGACTTCCACACAGCTCGAGGAGGCCACCGTACACAAATGA